CAGAAGGGGCAGGCTAATATTTAGATGTAAAAATTGCGGGTCAGTTTACAGGATACCGTTTAAATGAATAAATATCAATTATGGTTTTTTTGAAACAGTGCAGTTGTTTGATATCAAAAATCTCCAAGGCTTATCTGTACCGTTTGAAATCCCTATCCTCCTGCTCTGCAGAATTTTTTCATTTTTATTTAACCAGCCCCCAGATATATACAGATCGTTTTTATCTGTAAGGTCATGCCCGTTATACCTTGAATCTATATTTAATGCCCTAGTGAAATTTCCAGGGCCACTTGAAATTTTACACTCGTCTTTATTGTGAAATTTTTTCATAAATTCATATCCCAGTATGGGTTCGCCGCTTCTTATTAGGACTGCTCCAGCTTCCTGCTGGGGTGATTTTGCCACAACATTCAGGCAGTAGTGAATGCCATATGATAAGTAAACATAAGCAACGCCAACGGTTTCAAACATTATCTTAGCCCTCCCCCTTTTTCCTCTAAAAGCATGGCTTGCAGGGGCNNNNNNNNNNTCAACTTCAGTTATTCTAACTACAATAAGGTTTTCGTCGACCACTCTGACCAG
Above is a genomic segment from Desulfurella sp. containing:
- a CDS encoding DNA-3-methyladenine glycosylase, whose product is APASHAFRGKRGRAKIMFETVGVAYVYLSYGIHYCLNVVAKSPQQEAGAVLIRSGEPILGYEFMKKFHNKDECKISSGPGNFTRALNIDSRYNGHDLTDKNDLYISGGWLNKNEKILQSRRIGISNGTDKPWRFLISNNCTVSKKP